The genomic window CAGTCCTGCGCTTTCAAGACCGGAGATTCGTTGCAGTCAGACTGTACGATTACCTTGTCCTTGCCTTCGCCAACGAGACTAACGTCCGGCTTCAGAAGCACGTGCTCGTTATACTGCCCTGCTTTCACGGAAACGATGTCGCCGGGAGCGGCGCGGTCGATGGCCTGTTGAATCGTAGTCGCGTCGCCAGGAACTGCGATCGTGGCGGCGTGAGCACCCAGCGCGAACACGAAGACTGCTGAGACAACGAATGCGCGGCACGTTATCATCGTGACCCCCTTATTGTTGGACTTCAATCGTAAAGAGTCACAATCAGGGAACGCAACTCCTCCTGTCGCGAGAATCAGAGCTCTACGTGCAGGCCCAACTCGACCACTTGATTGGCAGGGATCTCGAAGAACGATGTGGCGGGCTGTGCATTCTGCGAAAGGAAGGAGAAGAGCCGTAAGCGCCATTTCGGCATAGATTTGGATTTCTCGATTCGCACGCTTTCACGGCCAAGAAAGAAACCGGTGGTCATTGGGTTGAAGGCCAGTCCCTTCTCTTTGCACAGGGCGAGGATTTCAGTGACCCCCGGCGATTCCATAAAGCCGTACCGTGCCTGAATACGGTAGAACCCATGACCCAGGTCTTCAACGTTGATTCGCTCGTTCTCGGCGATGTGGGAAACCTCTTCAATCACAATGGAAAGCAAGGCCACCGTCTCGTGGATGATGCGGTTGTATTTGAGGTTGTGAAGAAGGACTGGCGGCGTACCGTCAAAGTTGCCCGTCATGAAGATCGCGGCACCCGGCACACGATGCGGACGGTGTTCACCGTGGGCCACGTCGTCGATGAAGGCGGGAAACGGCAAAAGACGTTTTTGGAACTGCTCGCGCAGCATATGCCTGCCGGTGCGCCAAGTGGACATGACCGCGAAGACGCACAACGCGGAAACCAGAGGGAACCAGCCGCCGTGGGGTATCTTCACAACAGACGCGGAGAAAAAAGTCAGGTCAATGATGAGGAAGAAGCCGAAGACGGGCAGGGCACGGCGCATGCTCCAACCCCACTGTTCGCGCGCAATGACAAAAAGCAGCATGGTCGTTATGAGCATGGTGCCGGTGACGGCAAATCCGTATGCCGCGGCAAGGTTACCGGATGTGCGGAAGAAGAGCACCAGCGCCACGGTCATGACCAGCAGGATGCGATTTATCACGGGCACATAGATCTGGCCAATCAATTCCGATGACGTGTGAACGATCTTCGTTCGCGGCAGAAAGCCAAGCAGCACGGCCTGGCGTGTGAGCGAGAAGGCGCCGGAAATGACCGCCTGAGAGGCGATGATTGCGGCGGCAGTCGCGAGAATAACAAGCGGCATGACGCCCCATGCGGGAGCAAGCGCGTAGAAGGGATTCTCAATGGGCCCGCTGGCCAATAGGAGCAGGGCGCACTGTCCGAAGTAATTGAGCAGGAGCGACGGCAACGCCAAGCCAAACCAACCGTACACGATGGCCTTGCGGCCAAAGTGTCCCAGGTCCGCATACAGGGCCTCGCCGCCGGTGATGGCCAGGAAGACGGCGCCTAGTACGACGAATCCGGTCCATCCGCTGGTCACGAGCAATCGAATGCCGTAGTACGGGTTGAGAGCGGCAAGAACACCGGGGGCCTGCACGATGCCTGCGATGCCGAGCGCCGCGAGCGTGAGAAACCAGAGCACGATGATCGGGCCGAACAATGCGCCGATGCGGGCCGTTCCGAACCGCTGGAACGAGAACAGGAAGACGAGGATGACCAGGGCCAATGGGACCACATAGGGTTCGAAGAAGTCGGTGGAGGTATGGAGTCCTTCTACCGCGCCGAGCACGGTAATCGCGGGAGTAATAGCGCCATCTCCATAGAGAAGCGCGGCACCGAATAGACCGAGGATAACGACGAATCTACGATTCAGGATGTGTGCCGCGCCCGGCTTGGAGTGCGTAAGGGCCATCAGCGCGAGGATTCCGCCTTCGCCACGGTTGTCGGCGCGCAACACCAGGATCATGTACTTGACGCAGATTAGGAGGACCAGCGCCCAGACAATAAGGGAGAGCACTCCGAGTATGTTGTCGCGAGTGGGATCGAGGCCGTGAATTCCGGTGAAACACTCCCGGATGGTGTACAAGGGGCTTGTACCCAGATCGCCGTATACGACGCCAAGGGCCCCGAGGGTAAGTGCGGCAAGTTGCTTTTTGTCTGTAGTGTTTGTGTTTTGCATGGTTTGATTGGGGATTGAGTTTGGAGAAATAGCGAGTAAGGACTACTCGCTTCGCAAACTGCATTGTATTGAGATGTGTTGGTTTGAGATCCCGCGCACCATCAAGCGGTCGCAGTAAACAGTCCCAAACCCCTATATTGCTTCAATAACCCCTGTTATTGGAGAAATAGTCTAGGGTGCGGGCTCATGCAATTCAAATCGAACAACGAGACTTTTCTCGCCAGGAATTGCCGAATTGACGGAAGTCCTACAGTTCCATAGGATTACACCATATTTGGCATGAGGCATGGCTGGACCGAAAACAAGCTGGAGGCATGTTGGGGCGGTGAGGTTGGCTATCGGCATATCGATACTGGCAGCACAGATTGTCATGATTGGCGCGGCGAGGTTCGGGCCGATGCGATACTTTTGCTGGGCGCCGTACGATTCGCAGAACGAGTATCGAATCGCTGTTGAAATCGAAGGAAGATCGCTCTCACCGGAGGAGATCGAGAAGCGCTATCGCATTCCGGCCCAGTCGGTCAATCCAAGGGCCATCCAGGAAATCACCGATGTCGTAGCGCATGTGGAAGGGGTCTATCGTCCGGGTGACAAGGCTGAGGTGCAGGTCCGTTACAGGACCAATGGCGGAGAGGAACGGCTATGGCAATGGCCACTCGTCTCAGCACCTTAGGACGCATTGCCAGAGAGCCTTTTCGGATTGATGGCACGGCGCTTCAGCCGAACGTGCTGCTGATGGCGAAGCTCATTGTGATTGGTCTGGTGTTAAAGGGGTATCACAATGGTTTCCCGAATGCCTTCGCCCCGTTCTTCTCTATTTTCGATGCATTGCCAGAGCCTGCTTTTCGCCGCACACTGAAGGCCGTGTTTCTGGTCTCGGCGACGTGTCTCCTGTTCAATCGCGCGGTGCGTATCCAGTGTGGAATCATCGGCGCGGTGTTTCTGCTCGGGGTACTTTCGTCGAAGGTCTATTACCGCAACGCAATTGTCTTTGTGTCGATGATCTTCTTGCTGACAAGCTTGCAGGAAAGGGGAAGAGCGCCGCGTTTGCTGTATTGGCAATTGGGCGTGATGTA from Candidatus Hydrogenedentota bacterium includes these protein-coding regions:
- a CDS encoding potassium transporter Kup, with amino-acid sequence MQNTNTTDKKQLAALTLGALGVVYGDLGTSPLYTIRECFTGIHGLDPTRDNILGVLSLIVWALVLLICVKYMILVLRADNRGEGGILALMALTHSKPGAAHILNRRFVVILGLFGAALLYGDGAITPAITVLGAVEGLHTSTDFFEPYVVPLALVILVFLFSFQRFGTARIGALFGPIIVLWFLTLAALGIAGIVQAPGVLAALNPYYGIRLLVTSGWTGFVVLGAVFLAITGGEALYADLGHFGRKAIVYGWFGLALPSLLLNYFGQCALLLLASGPIENPFYALAPAWGVMPLVILATAAAIIASQAVISGAFSLTRQAVLLGFLPRTKIVHTSSELIGQIYVPVINRILLVMTVALVLFFRTSGNLAAAYGFAVTGTMLITTMLLFVIAREQWGWSMRRALPVFGFFLIIDLTFFSASVVKIPHGGWFPLVSALCVFAVMSTWRTGRHMLREQFQKRLLPFPAFIDDVAHGEHRPHRVPGAAIFMTGNFDGTPPVLLHNLKYNRIIHETVALLSIVIEEVSHIAENERINVEDLGHGFYRIQARYGFMESPGVTEILALCKEKGLAFNPMTTGFFLGRESVRIEKSKSMPKWRLRLFSFLSQNAQPATSFFEIPANQVVELGLHVEL